In Ovis aries strain OAR_USU_Benz2616 breed Rambouillet chromosome 17, ARS-UI_Ramb_v3.0, whole genome shotgun sequence, the following proteins share a genomic window:
- the PES1 gene encoding pescadillo homolog isoform X1 translates to MGGLEKKKYERGSATNYITRNKARKKLQLSLADFRRLCILKGIYPHEPKHKKKVNKGSTAARTFYLIKDIKFLLHEPIVNKFREYKVFVRKLRKAYGKSEWNTVERLKDNKPNYKLDHIVKERYPTFVDALRDLDDALSMCFLFSTFPRTGKCHVHTIQLCRRLAVEFMHYVIAARALRKVFLSIKGIYYQAEVLGQPIVWITPYTFSHDHPTDVDYRVMATFTEFYTTLLGFVNFRLYQSLNLHYPPKLESQVHTEAKTSEDAYALDSESSLEKLAALSASLARVVVPTEEEEAEVDEFPADGEMAAQEEDRRKELEAQEKHKKLFEGLKFFLNREVPREALAFVIRSFGGIVSWDKSLCIGATYDVTDPGITHQIVDRPGQQTPVIGRYYVQPQWVFDSVNARLLLPVADYFPGVQLPPHLSPFVTEKEGDYVPPEKLKLLALQRGEHPGNLNESEEEDEEEDDGDGEEEEEKEEEEDMEADSEKEEEARLTALEGRRLEEKTEAQLTAPEEQRLEGKKPRVMAGTVKLEDKQRLAQEEESEAKRLAIMTMKKREKYLYDKIMFGRKRRVREANKLAEKRKAHDEAVRSERKARKVRAL, encoded by the exons ATGGGAGGCCTGGAGAAGAAGAAG TATGAACGAGGTTCTGCCACCAACTACATCACCCGAAATAAAGCCCGGAAGAAGCTGCAGCTGAGCCTGGCCGACTTCAG GCGGCTGTGCATCCTGAAAGGAATCTATCCCCATGAACCCAAACACAAGAAGAAGGTTAACAAGGGCTCCACAGCTGCCCGAACCTTTTACCTCATCAAAGATATCAAGTTCCTCCTCCACGAACCCATCGTCAACAAGTTCCGGGAGTACAAG gtgTTCGTCCGGAAGCTGCGGAAGGCCTATGGGAAGAGTGAGTGGAACACGGTGGAGCGTCTGAAGGACAACAAGCCCAACTACAAGCTCGACCACATCGTCAAGGAGCG GTACCCCACGTTCGTCGATGCGCTGCGGGACCTGGACGATGCCCTGTCCATGTGCTTCCTCTTCTCCACCTTCCCGCGGACCGGCAAGTGCCACGTGCACACCATCCAGCTGTGCCGCCGGCTGGCCGTGGAGTTCATGCACTACGTCATCGCCGCGCGCGCCCTGCGCAAG gtcttcctgtccatcaaaGGCATCTACTACCAGGCTGAGGTGCTGGGCCAGCCGATCGTGTGGATCACGCCCTACACCTTCTCCCACGAC CACCCGACAGACGTGGACTACAGGGTCATGGCCACGTTCACCGAGTTCTACACCACGCTGCTGGGCTTCGTCAACTTCCGCCTCTACCAGTCTCTCAACCTGCACTACCCGCCCAAG CTCGAGAGTCAGGTCCACACAGAAGCAAAGACCAGCGAAGACGCCTACGCACTGGACTCAGAGAGCTCTCTGGAG AAACTGGCCGCCCTCAGTGCCAGTCTGGCCCGCGTGGTGGTGCCCAcggaggaggaggaagctgaggtggACGAGTTTCCTGCTGATGGG GAGATGGCGGCGCAGGAGGAGGACCGCAGGAAGGAGCTGGAGGCACAGGAGAAGCACAAGAAGCTCTTCGAGGGCCTGAAGTTCTTCCTGAACCGTGAGGTGCCCCGAGAGGCCCTGGCCTTCGTCATCAG GAGTTTTGGGGGGATCGTGTCCTGGGACAAATCTCTGTGCATCGGGGCCACCTATGACGTCACAGACCCCGGCATCACCCACCAGATTGTCGACCGGCCTGGGCAGCAGACCCCGGTCATCGGCAG GTACTACGTGCAGCCCCAGTGGGTGTTTGACTCAGTGAATGCCCGGCTCCTCCTCCCTGTGGCAGACTACTTCCCCGGGGTGCAGCTGCCCCCACACCTCTCGCCCTTCGTAACAGAGAAGGAAGGCGACTATGTGCCTCCAGAGAAACTGAAACTCCTGGCCCTGCAGCGGGGCGAGCACCCAG GAAACTTGAATGAATCggaggaggaggatgaggaggaagacGACGGTGATGgcgaggaagaggaagaaaaagaggaggaggaggacatggagGCTGATtcggagaaggaggaagaggcccGGCTGACCGCCCTGGAGGGgcggaggctggaggagaagacggAGGCCCAGCTCACCGCCCCGGAGGAGCAGAGGCTGGAGGGGAAG AAGCCCAGGGTGATGGCAGGCACAGTGAAGCTGGAGGACAAGCAGCGGCTGGCCCAGGAGGAGGAGAGCGAGGCCAAGCGCCTGGCCATCATGACGATGAAGAAGCGGGAGAAGTACCTCTACGACAAGATCATGTTCGGCAGGAAGCGCAGAGTCCGCGAG GCCAACAAACTGGCGGAGAAGCGGAAAGCCCATGACGAGGCTGTGAGATCGGAGAGGAAGGCCAGGAAGGTGCGAGCACTGTGA
- the PES1 gene encoding pescadillo homolog isoform X2 → MGGLEKKKYERGSATNYITRNKARKKLQLSLADFRRLCILKGIYPHEPKHKKKVNKGSTAARTFYLIKDIKFLLHEPIVNKFREYKVFVRKLRKAYGKSEWNTVERLKDNKPNYKLDHIVKERYPTFVDALRDLDDALSMCFLFSTFPRTGKCHVHTIQLCRRLAVEFMHYVIAARALRKVFLSIKGIYYQAEVLGQPIVWITPYTFSHDHPTDVDYRVMATFTEFYTTLLGFVNFRLYQSLNLHYPPKLESQVHTEAKTSEDAYALDSESSLEKLAALSASLARVVVPTEEEEAEVDEFPADGEMAAQEEDRRKELEAQEKHKKLFEGLKFFLNREVPREALAFVIRSFGGIVSWDKSLCIGATYDVTDPGITHQIVDRPGQQTPVIGRYYVQPQWVFDSVNARLLLPVADYFPGVQLPPHLSPFVTEKEGDYVPPEKLKLLALQRGEHPGNLNESEEEDEEEDDGDGEEEEEKEEEEDMEADSEKEEEARLTALEGRRLEEKTEAQLTAPEEQRLEGKPRVMAGTVKLEDKQRLAQEEESEAKRLAIMTMKKREKYLYDKIMFGRKRRVREANKLAEKRKAHDEAVRSERKARKVRAL, encoded by the exons ATGGGAGGCCTGGAGAAGAAGAAG TATGAACGAGGTTCTGCCACCAACTACATCACCCGAAATAAAGCCCGGAAGAAGCTGCAGCTGAGCCTGGCCGACTTCAG GCGGCTGTGCATCCTGAAAGGAATCTATCCCCATGAACCCAAACACAAGAAGAAGGTTAACAAGGGCTCCACAGCTGCCCGAACCTTTTACCTCATCAAAGATATCAAGTTCCTCCTCCACGAACCCATCGTCAACAAGTTCCGGGAGTACAAG gtgTTCGTCCGGAAGCTGCGGAAGGCCTATGGGAAGAGTGAGTGGAACACGGTGGAGCGTCTGAAGGACAACAAGCCCAACTACAAGCTCGACCACATCGTCAAGGAGCG GTACCCCACGTTCGTCGATGCGCTGCGGGACCTGGACGATGCCCTGTCCATGTGCTTCCTCTTCTCCACCTTCCCGCGGACCGGCAAGTGCCACGTGCACACCATCCAGCTGTGCCGCCGGCTGGCCGTGGAGTTCATGCACTACGTCATCGCCGCGCGCGCCCTGCGCAAG gtcttcctgtccatcaaaGGCATCTACTACCAGGCTGAGGTGCTGGGCCAGCCGATCGTGTGGATCACGCCCTACACCTTCTCCCACGAC CACCCGACAGACGTGGACTACAGGGTCATGGCCACGTTCACCGAGTTCTACACCACGCTGCTGGGCTTCGTCAACTTCCGCCTCTACCAGTCTCTCAACCTGCACTACCCGCCCAAG CTCGAGAGTCAGGTCCACACAGAAGCAAAGACCAGCGAAGACGCCTACGCACTGGACTCAGAGAGCTCTCTGGAG AAACTGGCCGCCCTCAGTGCCAGTCTGGCCCGCGTGGTGGTGCCCAcggaggaggaggaagctgaggtggACGAGTTTCCTGCTGATGGG GAGATGGCGGCGCAGGAGGAGGACCGCAGGAAGGAGCTGGAGGCACAGGAGAAGCACAAGAAGCTCTTCGAGGGCCTGAAGTTCTTCCTGAACCGTGAGGTGCCCCGAGAGGCCCTGGCCTTCGTCATCAG GAGTTTTGGGGGGATCGTGTCCTGGGACAAATCTCTGTGCATCGGGGCCACCTATGACGTCACAGACCCCGGCATCACCCACCAGATTGTCGACCGGCCTGGGCAGCAGACCCCGGTCATCGGCAG GTACTACGTGCAGCCCCAGTGGGTGTTTGACTCAGTGAATGCCCGGCTCCTCCTCCCTGTGGCAGACTACTTCCCCGGGGTGCAGCTGCCCCCACACCTCTCGCCCTTCGTAACAGAGAAGGAAGGCGACTATGTGCCTCCAGAGAAACTGAAACTCCTGGCCCTGCAGCGGGGCGAGCACCCAG GAAACTTGAATGAATCggaggaggaggatgaggaggaagacGACGGTGATGgcgaggaagaggaagaaaaagaggaggaggaggacatggagGCTGATtcggagaaggaggaagaggcccGGCTGACCGCCCTGGAGGGgcggaggctggaggagaagacggAGGCCCAGCTCACCGCCCCGGAGGAGCAGAGGCTGGAGGGGAAG CCCAGGGTGATGGCAGGCACAGTGAAGCTGGAGGACAAGCAGCGGCTGGCCCAGGAGGAGGAGAGCGAGGCCAAGCGCCTGGCCATCATGACGATGAAGAAGCGGGAGAAGTACCTCTACGACAAGATCATGTTCGGCAGGAAGCGCAGAGTCCGCGAG GCCAACAAACTGGCGGAGAAGCGGAAAGCCCATGACGAGGCTGTGAGATCGGAGAGGAAGGCCAGGAAGGTGCGAGCACTGTGA